A single Chlamydia suis DNA region contains:
- a CDS encoding peptide ABC transporter substrate-binding protein has protein sequence MHQKKFLAISIAFVTLAFGLTSCYHKEELPKDSLRVAIGHDPMSLDPRQVFLNKDVSIVKALYEGLVRKSDNILQLALAERYLQSKDGCAYTFFLKKTFWSNGDLVTAYDFEESIKQIYCREIDNVTLRSLALIKNSHAVLTKELPIEQLGVRALNAYTLEITLERPFPHFLEVLTHPVFYPVHTSLREYYKDKRSKRSFPKVSNGPFTIQCYEPQSFLLLNKNPLYHDQQNVLLNAVRLQIVSDIHTATQLFQKNHVDLVGFPWSSSFPLEEQKTLPRGVLFDYPVLSCTVLFCNINDKPLNNASLRAALSLAIDRETLLKIAGKGSVATSFVHPCLSRIPSEELPREERIALAKAHLTEALNTLSKEDIEKITLIYPVESICLRTVVQEIRQQLFDVLGFKISTLGLEYHCFLDKRAKGEFSLATGNWTADYHHANSFLSILGNGTGYKDLQLIDWQNQEYTGIVTRLLIEDSRDLQLVAERLLLKESPLIPLYHLDYVYAKHPRVSNLQTSLLGEVDLKKVVLSE, from the coding sequence ATGCATCAAAAGAAGTTTTTAGCGATTTCCATCGCTTTTGTGACTCTCGCCTTTGGATTAACATCTTGTTATCATAAAGAAGAGCTCCCAAAAGACTCCTTGCGTGTAGCGATTGGTCACGACCCCATGTCCTTAGACCCTCGCCAAGTTTTTTTAAATAAAGACGTTTCTATAGTGAAGGCGCTTTATGAGGGATTGGTTCGGAAAAGCGATAACATCCTCCAGTTAGCTTTAGCAGAAAGGTATCTTCAGTCCAAAGATGGGTGCGCATATACATTTTTTCTAAAAAAAACGTTTTGGTCTAATGGAGATCTTGTAACAGCTTATGATTTTGAAGAATCTATTAAGCAAATTTATTGTCGAGAAATTGATAACGTTACCTTAAGATCTCTTGCATTAATTAAAAACTCACATGCCGTTCTAACAAAAGAGCTGCCTATTGAACAATTAGGAGTGCGCGCTTTAAACGCATATACACTTGAAATCACTTTAGAAAGACCCTTTCCCCATTTTTTAGAGGTATTAACACACCCTGTTTTTTATCCAGTACATACTTCTTTACGCGAATATTACAAAGACAAACGCAGCAAGCGTTCCTTCCCAAAAGTTTCTAACGGACCATTCACAATCCAGTGTTACGAGCCACAAAGCTTTTTATTGCTCAACAAAAACCCGCTTTATCACGATCAGCAAAATGTGTTACTAAATGCGGTACGTTTACAGATAGTTTCTGATATTCATACAGCAACACAACTATTTCAAAAAAATCACGTTGATTTGGTGGGCTTTCCCTGGAGTTCTTCTTTCCCCCTAGAAGAGCAGAAAACTCTTCCCCGAGGCGTTTTATTCGATTACCCCGTCCTCAGCTGTACGGTTTTATTTTGCAATATTAACGATAAACCCTTAAATAATGCCTCTTTAAGAGCTGCGCTTTCTTTAGCTATCGATCGAGAAACTTTATTAAAAATAGCGGGTAAAGGGAGCGTTGCTACAAGTTTCGTACACCCTTGTTTATCTCGAATACCTTCGGAAGAGCTTCCTCGAGAAGAGCGCATAGCTTTAGCCAAAGCGCATTTAACAGAAGCATTAAACACGCTCTCTAAAGAAGATATAGAAAAAATTACGTTAATTTACCCCGTGGAATCTATTTGCCTACGGACGGTTGTTCAAGAGATTCGACAACAGCTTTTCGATGTCCTTGGCTTTAAAATCTCTACTTTAGGATTAGAATATCATTGTTTCTTAGATAAACGCGCTAAAGGAGAGTTTTCTTTAGCAACGGGAAACTGGACTGCTGATTATCATCACGCGAATTCTTTTTTATCTATTCTTGGGAACGGAACCGGCTATAAAGACTTGCAATTAATTGATTGGCAAAACCAAGAATATACGGGTATCGTAACCCGACTTTTGATAGAAGATTCCAGAGATTTACAACTTGTGGCGGAACGCCTACTGCTTAAAGAAAGTCCTCTTATTCCTCTATATCACTTAGATTATGTCTATGCTAAACATCCTAGGGTTTCTAATCTCCAAACCTCGCTTCTTGGAGAGGTTGATTTGAAAAAGGTTGTCCTATCAGAGTAA
- a CDS encoding disulfide bond formation protein B — translation MIKLLRSYCLYCAWLVACIGTLMSVYYSYLLNIEPCVLCYYQRICLFPLVVILGIAAYREDLAVKLYALPLTLIGFGIAIYQICLQEIPGMTLDICGKVSCSTKLFLLGFITMPMASAVAFLAIACLLIFAIRLE, via the coding sequence GTGATTAAGCTCTTGCGCTCTTATTGTTTATATTGTGCTTGGTTGGTTGCTTGTATAGGAACTTTGATGAGCGTCTATTATAGCTATCTGCTTAACATAGAGCCTTGCGTTCTCTGCTATTATCAACGAATTTGCTTATTCCCTTTGGTAGTTATTCTTGGTATTGCAGCGTACCGAGAAGATTTGGCGGTTAAACTATATGCTCTGCCGCTAACTTTGATTGGGTTCGGTATTGCCATATATCAGATATGTCTGCAAGAAATCCCAGGTATGACACTTGATATTTGCGGCAAGGTTTCTTGCAGTACCAAGCTGTTCCTTTTAGGCTTTATTACTATGCCAATGGCGTCGGCTGTAGCCTTTCTTGCTATAGCTTGTTTGCTCATCTTCGCTATAAGATTGGAGTAA
- the trpA gene encoding tryptophan synthase subunit alpha, whose product MSKLSQIFQQTKPFIGYLTAGDGGIDYTLDCAQALIQGGVHILEIGFPFSDPVADNPEVQLSHDRALAQNLTSTTLLKIIEGIRDLNREIPLLLYSYYNPLLQRGLDYLYKLKDAGIDGVCVIDLPVPQTLSEKDPFFENLLDVGLDPILLITAKTSQERRLLTQRYARGFLYYSPHEASKEDFVEQFKKVREHFNVPVVVRKDIFDREEARRVLDYSDGFIVKTAFVRQITNDSSMEGLVSLARSIDPS is encoded by the coding sequence ATGAGTAAACTCTCCCAAATTTTTCAACAGACTAAACCATTTATTGGCTATCTAACTGCTGGAGACGGAGGAATAGACTACACTCTTGATTGCGCACAAGCGTTAATTCAAGGGGGAGTTCATATTTTAGAGATAGGTTTCCCTTTTTCTGATCCAGTAGCCGATAATCCTGAAGTTCAACTATCACATGATCGCGCCTTAGCTCAAAATCTTACATCCACAACTCTTTTAAAAATAATTGAGGGGATTAGAGATTTGAATAGGGAAATCCCACTACTGTTATATAGCTATTATAACCCTCTTTTACAAAGAGGGTTAGATTACTTATATAAACTAAAAGACGCGGGGATAGATGGTGTCTGCGTTATAGATCTTCCTGTTCCACAAACTCTTTCTGAAAAAGATCCTTTTTTCGAAAATCTTTTAGACGTGGGGTTGGATCCCATTTTACTCATTACCGCTAAAACCTCTCAAGAACGGCGTCTTTTAACACAAAGATATGCGCGAGGATTTCTGTATTACTCTCCACATGAAGCTTCGAAAGAAGACTTTGTGGAACAGTTTAAAAAAGTGCGAGAACATTTTAATGTTCCGGTTGTAGTCAGAAAAGATATCTTTGACAGAGAAGAAGCTCGGCGCGTGTTAGATTATTCGGACGGATTTATTGTAAAAACAGCTTTTGTTAGGCAAATAACAAACGACTCTTCTATGGAAGGGCTAGTTTCGTTGGCACGGTCTATAGATCCTAGCTAA
- a CDS encoding ABC transporter ATP-binding protein → MLVVKSLRYASASHLVFENAGASFASGHISVVLGISGSGKTTLFRILSGLLSDFSGEVLWEGLPIKQEQVSYMQQKDALLPWRTVKKNILLPTELGPRKQKAVVQEQDFYQVVQAFGLASLLDRFPDELSGGQRQRVVFAMQSLSPNPILLLDEPFTSLDPLTKETLYQDVRRLAKEKGKTIILASHDVQDCLEIGETFFAIKQHKLFPIFLDKQRGIAELLQQMKEYLG, encoded by the coding sequence ATGTTAGTTGTGAAATCTTTGCGATATGCGAGTGCGTCTCATTTAGTTTTTGAGAACGCAGGGGCAAGCTTTGCTTCCGGTCACATTTCCGTTGTGTTAGGAATTTCCGGAAGCGGGAAGACAACTCTTTTTAGAATCCTATCTGGGCTCCTCTCAGATTTTTCAGGAGAAGTTCTTTGGGAGGGGCTACCTATAAAACAAGAACAAGTCTCCTATATGCAGCAAAAAGACGCGCTTTTGCCTTGGCGCACGGTTAAAAAAAACATTTTGTTGCCTACAGAATTGGGTCCACGTAAACAAAAAGCTGTTGTTCAAGAGCAAGACTTTTATCAAGTTGTGCAAGCCTTCGGGCTAGCTTCCTTATTAGATCGGTTTCCGGATGAGTTATCCGGAGGGCAGCGGCAGCGCGTTGTTTTTGCTATGCAAAGTTTGTCTCCTAATCCGATTTTGCTCTTGGATGAGCCCTTTACTTCTTTAGACCCATTGACAAAAGAAACGCTGTATCAAGATGTGCGAAGGTTGGCCAAAGAAAAAGGCAAAACGATCATTCTTGCCTCGCATGATGTGCAAGACTGTTTGGAAATAGGGGAAACGTTTTTTGCTATTAAGCAGCATAAGCTATTCCCAATTTTTCTAGACAAACAACGAGGAATCGCAGAGCTTTTGCAACAAATGAAAGAGTATCTGGGGTGA
- a CDS encoding CTP synthase translates to MSFKSIFLTGGVVSSLGKGLTAASLALLLERQGLKIAMLKLDPYLNVDPGTMNPYEHGEVYVTDDGVETDLDLGHYHRFSSVQLSKYSTATSGQIYTRVITKERNGAFLGRTVQVIPHVTNEIIQVIQSCAEHYKPDVLIVEIGGTIGDIESLPFLEAVRQFRCEHPQDCLSLHMTYVPYLKAAKEIKTKPTQHSVQNLRSIGISPDAILCRSESPLNSEVKRKISLFCNVPEHAVFNAIDLERSIYEMPLLLAQENIADFLLHKLGFSPKPLDLSDWENLVTALCDQNRPVVRIGLVGKYLEHKDAYKSISESLSHASVPAGCSLEIAPISPESEDLLEQLSKCDGCLIPGGFGTRSWEGKITAAGYCREHNIPCFGICLGMQALVVEYARYALNSPLANSLEMDPATPDPVVCMMHGQDTEIKGGTMRLGAYPCRIDPESKAFAAYKKDLVQERHRHRYEVNPSYINRLQENGLKISGVCPQGELCEIVEISNHRWMLGVQFHPEFLSKLTKPHPLFVEFLRAALAYSLEKRHG, encoded by the coding sequence ATGTCTTTCAAAAGCATCTTCTTGACCGGAGGCGTAGTTTCTTCTTTAGGAAAAGGGCTAACTGCAGCTTCTTTAGCTCTCTTATTAGAGAGACAAGGCCTGAAAATTGCTATGCTCAAGTTAGACCCTTATTTGAACGTCGATCCAGGGACCATGAACCCCTATGAACATGGAGAGGTTTACGTCACTGATGATGGCGTAGAAACGGATTTGGACCTAGGGCATTATCATCGTTTTTCTTCAGTGCAACTTTCTAAATACTCTACGGCTACCTCAGGACAAATTTATACCCGAGTGATCACTAAAGAACGAAATGGTGCGTTCTTAGGAAGAACAGTTCAAGTTATCCCTCATGTCACTAACGAAATTATTCAAGTCATTCAATCGTGCGCAGAACATTATAAACCTGATGTGCTCATTGTAGAAATCGGTGGAACAATTGGGGATATTGAATCCCTCCCTTTTTTGGAAGCTGTGCGCCAATTTCGTTGCGAACATCCTCAGGATTGTCTGAGCCTTCACATGACCTACGTTCCTTATTTAAAAGCAGCGAAGGAAATTAAAACCAAACCTACTCAACACTCCGTCCAAAATTTACGAAGCATCGGAATCTCTCCAGATGCAATTCTTTGCCGTTCTGAATCCCCGCTTAACTCGGAAGTAAAAAGAAAAATCAGTCTTTTTTGTAACGTGCCAGAACACGCGGTTTTCAATGCGATTGACTTAGAACGCTCCATTTATGAAATGCCCTTGTTGTTAGCCCAAGAAAACATAGCCGATTTCTTGTTGCACAAGCTCGGATTCTCTCCCAAACCCTTGGATCTCAGCGACTGGGAAAATCTTGTAACGGCTTTATGTGATCAAAATCGTCCAGTTGTTCGGATAGGACTAGTAGGGAAATACTTGGAACATAAAGACGCGTACAAATCTATATCCGAATCTCTATCTCACGCTTCTGTTCCGGCCGGTTGTTCTCTAGAGATCGCTCCGATTTCTCCCGAATCAGAAGATCTTTTGGAGCAACTTTCTAAATGTGACGGATGTTTAATTCCTGGAGGGTTCGGAACAAGAAGCTGGGAAGGGAAAATTACTGCCGCAGGTTATTGCAGAGAGCACAACATCCCCTGCTTCGGGATTTGTCTTGGAATGCAGGCCTTAGTAGTTGAATACGCAAGATATGCTTTAAATAGTCCTTTAGCAAACTCGTTAGAAATGGATCCTGCTACCCCAGATCCCGTTGTATGCATGATGCATGGACAAGATACTGAGATCAAAGGAGGAACCATGCGACTGGGAGCCTATCCTTGCCGAATCGACCCCGAATCGAAAGCTTTTGCTGCTTACAAAAAAGATCTTGTTCAAGAGCGTCACCGACATCGTTACGAAGTGAACCCTTCATATATAAATCGCTTACAAGAAAATGGACTAAAAATATCCGGCGTTTGTCCTCAAGGAGAACTTTGCGAAATTGTAGAAATTTCTAATCACCGATGGATGCTAGGCGTACAATTTCATCCTGAATTTTTATCGAAGTTAACAAAACCTCATCCTCTTTTTGTAGAGTTTCTGCGTGCCGCTCTTGCTTATTCTTTGGAGAAAAGGCATGGATAA
- the trpB gene encoding tryptophan synthase subunit beta, with amino-acid sequence MSQHQYPFGGAFLPEELLAPIQALKIEWEQMKTQQSFLAELSSILKNYAGRATPLTEVKNFARAIHGPRVFLKREDLLHTGAHKINNALGQCLLAKYLGKNRVVAETGAGQHGVATATACAYLGLDCAVYMGAKDVERQKPNVEKMRFLGAEVVSVAQGSCGLKDAVNQALQDWAKTHASTHYCLGSALGPEPYPDIVRFFQSVISAEVKEQIHAATGRDPDILIACIGGGSNAIGFFHHFIPNPKVQLIGVEGGGLGIVSGKHAARFATGRPGIFHGFYSYLLQDSEGQVLQTHSISAGLDYPSVGPDHAAMHESGRAFYTSATDEEALQAFFLLTRNEGIIPALESSHALAHLVSIAPSLPKDHIVIVNLSGRGDKDLPQIIKRNGGMYE; translated from the coding sequence ATGTCTCAGCATCAATATCCTTTTGGAGGAGCATTCCTTCCTGAAGAACTACTAGCTCCTATACAGGCGCTAAAAATCGAGTGGGAACAGATGAAAACCCAACAGAGTTTTCTAGCAGAACTCAGCTCTATTCTAAAAAACTATGCGGGGAGAGCTACTCCTTTAACCGAAGTTAAAAATTTCGCTCGTGCAATTCACGGACCGCGAGTCTTTCTTAAGAGAGAAGATCTTCTACATACGGGGGCCCATAAAATTAATAACGCTCTTGGCCAGTGTTTACTTGCTAAGTACCTAGGGAAAAATCGGGTAGTTGCTGAAACTGGCGCAGGACAACATGGAGTGGCAACAGCTACTGCCTGCGCATATCTTGGACTAGATTGTGCAGTGTATATGGGAGCAAAAGATGTAGAGAGACAAAAACCCAATGTAGAAAAAATGCGTTTTTTGGGAGCGGAAGTAGTCTCTGTGGCACAGGGGTCCTGTGGACTGAAAGATGCTGTTAACCAAGCTTTACAAGATTGGGCAAAAACTCATGCCTCTACACATTACTGTTTAGGTTCAGCCTTAGGACCGGAGCCATATCCAGATATTGTTAGGTTCTTTCAATCGGTCATAAGTGCTGAGGTAAAAGAACAAATTCATGCGGCTACAGGACGAGATCCAGATATCCTTATTGCATGTATTGGAGGAGGCTCCAACGCTATTGGATTTTTTCATCATTTTATCCCTAATCCTAAAGTTCAGTTGATTGGAGTAGAGGGGGGAGGTCTTGGAATTGTTTCAGGGAAACACGCCGCTCGTTTTGCAACAGGACGCCCTGGCATATTTCACGGGTTTTACTCCTATCTTCTTCAAGATTCTGAGGGACAAGTTTTGCAGACACATTCTATCTCTGCTGGTTTAGATTATCCCTCAGTCGGGCCTGATCATGCGGCGATGCATGAATCCGGAAGAGCTTTTTATACCTCGGCCACAGACGAAGAAGCTCTGCAGGCTTTCTTTTTGCTTACTCGCAATGAGGGGATTATTCCTGCTCTTGAATCCTCCCATGCTTTAGCGCATTTGGTTTCAATTGCGCCTTCTTTACCCAAAGACCACATTGTCATCGTTAATTTATCTGGAAGAGGAGATAAGGATCTTCCTCAAATTATCAAAAGGAACGGAGGAATGTATGAGTAA
- a CDS encoding thioredoxin domain-containing protein, which produces MSKRIPLRKKILVISTAIGFVLCAGLMVQTKRSVMPPKAHIPTTAKHFPTIGNPYAPINITVFEEPSCSACEEFSSEVFPLIKKRFIDTGEASFTLIPVCFIKGSLPAAQALLCVYHHDPKRPDPEAYMEYFHRILTHKKDKGSHWATSEVLTQLAEKLPTHSGREINPKGLMQCVNSQRFSEQLKKNNIYGSQVMGGQLATPTAIVGDYLIEDPTFDEIERVITQLRHLQAMEEEGQ; this is translated from the coding sequence ATGAGTAAGAGGATTCCTTTGAGAAAAAAGATCCTTGTTATTTCCACTGCGATCGGATTTGTTTTATGCGCGGGGTTAATGGTACAAACTAAGCGTTCCGTTATGCCTCCAAAGGCTCACATTCCAACTACAGCGAAGCATTTTCCAACGATTGGAAATCCTTACGCGCCCATCAATATTACCGTGTTTGAAGAGCCTTCTTGCTCTGCATGCGAAGAGTTTTCCTCTGAGGTTTTCCCCTTAATTAAAAAGCGTTTTATTGATACAGGGGAGGCTTCTTTTACATTAATTCCTGTTTGTTTTATCAAAGGATCCCTGCCTGCAGCACAAGCCTTACTTTGTGTCTATCATCATGACCCTAAGCGACCAGATCCAGAAGCATATATGGAGTATTTCCATAGAATTCTAACTCATAAAAAAGATAAAGGATCTCACTGGGCGACTTCTGAAGTTTTAACGCAATTAGCAGAAAAACTGCCCACGCATTCCGGTAGAGAAATCAATCCCAAGGGGTTGATGCAATGTGTCAATTCTCAAAGATTCTCAGAACAGCTCAAAAAAAATAATATTTATGGCTCTCAGGTTATGGGAGGCCAGCTAGCTACTCCCACGGCGATTGTAGGAGATTATCTTATTGAAGATCCAACTTTCGATGAAATCGAAAGAGTCATTACACAACTGCGCCATTTACAAGCGATGGAAGAGGAGGGACAGTGA
- a CDS encoding membrane protein has product MEKDLLENVYRHYRYRFFKLSILPALLGLWLFFTPDILNYLDPATVLSDRVSGLLLILLSALSFYNHLILRLGIFIGLWISAFSCYPGLSPLVFAHDSLLGFATLAVICLLPNRPEDLEVGPTIPETCHYNPSSGGKRGAVLLFSFLGWLQSRYLTSAALHIADAEATCSLFVSSILMIIYSLLIVLSLTGGERRWHTRPKVVFITAFLLFCAIGLTLAAILLSQLFLTNYKGVSLTIAPVFSLAFFYDEIQAAWHYLTQFFSDKKKLTRIAFYGSEYYKESLFWEERSVLSFSKACKQAFEGLAFPLNLVLACVLAICFVQINVHLSLPDTCRFFINSACWFILVLSIFSFAKSLHHLRWLNLLFAAGIVLSPVIFHLPLDAKTLLSIVASGIAFIALSIGRL; this is encoded by the coding sequence ATGGAGAAAGATCTTTTAGAAAACGTTTATCGTCATTACCGTTATCGTTTTTTTAAATTAAGTATACTTCCTGCTCTACTTGGTCTTTGGCTATTTTTTACGCCAGACATTCTTAATTACTTAGATCCGGCGACGGTTCTATCAGATAGAGTGAGTGGTCTTCTTTTGATTTTGTTATCTGCACTTTCTTTTTATAATCATCTTATTTTGCGTTTGGGTATTTTCATCGGGCTTTGGATCTCCGCTTTCTCTTGTTATCCAGGTCTTTCACCTTTAGTTTTTGCTCATGATTCGTTGTTAGGCTTTGCTACTCTCGCTGTTATTTGCTTGCTTCCTAATCGCCCAGAAGATTTGGAAGTCGGGCCTACTATCCCAGAAACCTGCCACTACAATCCCTCTTCCGGAGGGAAAAGAGGAGCTGTTCTTCTCTTTTCTTTTTTAGGGTGGCTACAAAGTCGATATCTTACCTCTGCGGCTCTTCATATTGCAGATGCTGAGGCGACTTGTTCTCTTTTCGTTTCCTCCATCTTAATGATTATTTATTCCCTGCTTATTGTGCTTTCACTAACAGGAGGAGAACGGAGATGGCATACCCGCCCAAAAGTCGTTTTTATCACAGCTTTTCTGCTTTTTTGTGCGATAGGGTTAACTTTAGCGGCTATTCTCTTATCTCAATTATTCTTAACAAATTATAAAGGCGTAAGCTTAACGATTGCCCCAGTGTTTTCTCTGGCATTTTTTTATGATGAAATTCAGGCAGCATGGCACTACCTTACCCAATTTTTCTCGGATAAAAAAAAGTTAACTCGAATAGCCTTTTACGGATCTGAATATTATAAGGAATCTTTGTTTTGGGAAGAGCGCTCTGTTTTGTCTTTTTCGAAAGCTTGTAAACAGGCTTTCGAAGGGCTCGCTTTCCCGCTAAATTTAGTCTTAGCCTGTGTATTGGCTATTTGTTTCGTACAAATAAATGTGCACCTATCCCTTCCCGATACATGTCGATTCTTTATAAACAGTGCTTGCTGGTTTATTCTTGTGTTGTCGATTTTTTCTTTTGCAAAAAGTCTTCACCATCTCCGGTGGTTAAACCTGTTGTTTGCAGCCGGGATCGTACTTTCTCCTGTGATTTTTCACCTTCCTTTAGATGCAAAAACTCTATTGTCTATCGTCGCATCTGGTATTGCCTTTATTGCTCTATCTATAGGTCGACTATGA
- the kdsB gene encoding 3-deoxy-manno-octulosonate cytidylyltransferase — MFAFLTSKKIGILPARWGSSRFPGKPLAEILGKSLIQRAYENALLSRSLDCVVVATDDQRIFDHVVGFGGLCVMTSEACANGTERVEEAVSQYFPQAEIVVNIQGDEPCLSPAVIDGLVEMLESNLTIDMVTPVTETTDPEAILTNHKVKCVFDKTGRALYFSRSVIPHNFKRSTPFYLHVGVYAFRRAFLSEYVNISPSSLSEAEDLEQLRVLESGRSIYVHVVHNATGPSVDYPEDITKVEQYLLCLSKASS, encoded by the coding sequence ATGTTTGCGTTCTTAACAAGCAAAAAAATCGGTATTCTCCCCGCTAGATGGGGAAGTTCTCGCTTCCCCGGTAAACCTTTAGCAGAAATTTTAGGAAAAAGCCTGATTCAAAGAGCTTACGAGAATGCCTTACTTAGTCGTTCTTTGGATTGCGTGGTTGTGGCAACAGATGATCAACGTATCTTCGACCATGTCGTAGGATTCGGAGGATTATGCGTAATGACTAGCGAGGCTTGCGCTAACGGAACAGAACGCGTGGAAGAAGCCGTCTCACAATACTTCCCTCAAGCAGAGATCGTTGTGAACATCCAAGGAGATGAGCCTTGCTTGTCTCCAGCAGTCATCGATGGGCTCGTAGAAATGCTCGAGAGCAACCTCACTATAGACATGGTCACTCCTGTTACAGAAACAACTGACCCTGAAGCCATTTTGACAAATCACAAAGTGAAGTGCGTTTTTGATAAAACTGGCCGAGCACTTTATTTTAGCAGAAGTGTTATTCCTCATAACTTCAAGCGTTCGACGCCTTTTTATTTACACGTTGGCGTCTATGCCTTTAGAAGAGCTTTTCTTAGTGAGTATGTAAACATCTCCCCTTCCTCTTTAAGTGAGGCCGAAGATCTTGAGCAGTTGCGCGTGTTAGAATCAGGTCGTTCCATCTATGTTCATGTTGTTCACAATGCAACAGGGCCTTCCGTGGATTATCCAGAAGATATAACTAAAGTGGAGCAGTATTTATTATGTCTTTCAAAAGCATCTTCTTGA
- a CDS encoding phospholipase D-like domain-containing protein yields MPFPIPPNNNNHIPGGSGNSDNTNSRSTSRRGSSSRGPSFDAPRAITQVAQSQGSLGGTPSAPLSSRLSVTPPSGPPPSYEDACNSVPPPSYQDVCNAPPPPPYEEACLMDPPPPYSERADRLPRGPRSGSRGGSSSSPSAGSRGSSGAPATLQTIYEEQGARPRVPRGQGEGRGGSSGRTQQAAQRVLPRPEPRPEPSTLSIPYHRALQSVRSANPRRQPSGPVGPSEFHIVSSALGHHSSRQEILRTAGGASSNLFLRSNAFNWNDLIELVIGKSQHGVRVCGRYNPEAGSPPPLPTIPLLDISPYYQDPRTPVREHYQHLLVRDGQTSLIFCSDFSNNPPEGLDLMLKINSSSLANLLEARLPGTIDIHGENIRYIPLSPNSQEGTRAVVQAIGLAKSSIYIYNTNINDPEVLHALKQAARRNVEIIIILGPSEDLQVLYNHAALTSTNFVTCLSTQPINTNFALIDNEVLVTGSAPWTMQGLESSYSDLLVISPLSPPNRICIQNFWSLLSSSVDILDRATIQTRIDMALSGLPQSNPQEPTGAIGGNESPQISLESYLEFCTQNGLDPDLYQSEIDLEEEIARLSLDDS; encoded by the coding sequence ATGCCTTTCCCTATCCCTCCAAATAACAATAACCACATCCCAGGAGGATCCGGCAATTCAGACAATACGAACAGCCGCTCTACAAGTAGACGTGGATCCTCTAGCCGCGGACCCTCTTTTGATGCCCCACGAGCTATAACACAAGTCGCGCAATCACAGGGCTCCTTGGGTGGTACCCCCTCTGCTCCTCTTAGCTCCAGATTATCCGTGACGCCCCCGAGTGGCCCGCCGCCCTCGTATGAAGACGCTTGTAATAGCGTCCCGCCGCCCTCGTATCAAGATGTTTGTAATGCCCCTCCGCCGCCCCCGTATGAAGAAGCTTGTCTCATGGATCCCCCACCTCCTTATTCCGAGCGTGCTGATCGTCTCCCCAGAGGACCCCGTTCTGGTTCTAGAGGAGGCTCATCTTCTTCTCCTTCGGCAGGATCAAGAGGAAGCTCTGGTGCCCCAGCAACGTTGCAGACTATTTACGAAGAGCAAGGCGCAAGACCCAGGGTACCCAGGGGACAAGGAGAAGGACGCGGCGGTTCATCAGGAAGAACACAACAAGCAGCACAGCGAGTTCTCCCAAGACCGGAACCAAGACCGGAACCATCAACGCTTTCCATTCCTTACCATAGAGCGTTGCAAAGCGTCCGAAGCGCTAATCCGCGCCGCCAACCTTCTGGTCCTGTGGGTCCTTCAGAATTTCATATAGTTTCTTCTGCTTTGGGACACCATTCTTCTCGGCAAGAAATTTTACGTACAGCTGGTGGAGCCTCTTCTAATTTGTTCCTGCGCTCAAACGCGTTCAATTGGAATGATTTGATAGAGCTTGTGATTGGAAAATCTCAGCACGGAGTGAGGGTGTGTGGTCGCTATAATCCGGAAGCTGGATCTCCTCCCCCGCTTCCAACAATCCCTTTGCTAGACATTAGCCCTTATTATCAAGACCCTCGTACACCCGTTAGAGAGCATTACCAACATCTCCTTGTGCGAGATGGACAAACCTCTCTTATCTTTTGTAGCGATTTCTCCAACAACCCGCCAGAAGGGTTGGATTTGATGTTAAAAATCAATAGCTCCAGCCTCGCCAATCTTTTAGAGGCTCGCTTACCAGGAACTATAGACATTCATGGAGAAAATATTCGCTACATTCCGTTAAGTCCTAACAGTCAAGAAGGGACACGAGCCGTTGTCCAGGCTATCGGTCTCGCAAAATCCTCCATTTACATTTACAACACAAACATAAATGATCCAGAGGTTCTGCATGCATTGAAACAAGCCGCACGACGCAACGTTGAGATTATCATCATCCTTGGGCCTTCTGAAGACCTGCAAGTCTTGTACAATCATGCCGCTTTGACATCTACAAACTTTGTGACGTGCCTATCCACTCAACCTATAAACACCAATTTTGCTTTGATTGATAATGAGGTATTAGTAACAGGATCTGCTCCTTGGACCATGCAAGGGCTAGAGTCTAGCTATTCGGATTTACTTGTAATCTCCCCTCTATCTCCCCCGAATCGTATCTGCATACAAAATTTCTGGAGCCTACTGAGCAGCTCTGTAGACATATTAGATCGAGCAACCATACAAACAAGAATAGACATGGCCTTGTCTGGTTTGCCACAAAGTAATCCTCAAGAACCAACAGGAGCTATTGGCGGAAACGAATCCCCCCAGATTTCCTTAGAGTCTTACTTAGAGTTCTGTACACAAAATGGCCTGGACCCAGACCTATATCAAAGCGAAATCGATCTGGAAGAAGAGATCGCGAGGCTATCTTTAGATGACTCCTGA